The following proteins are co-located in the Pedobacter frigiditerrae genome:
- a CDS encoding SusC/RagA family TonB-linked outer membrane protein yields MNSKILRKFSLSLLLMLLASSVIFAQGRKVTGKVIEADGSPIPGVNVALRGVPSNVSTNAQGVYTIQVSSDQDVLVFSYVGYVRQQIPVGNRSTIDVTLSSDNTTLNEVVINVGYGTKKKNEALGSVAVISGEELQDIPAPNLAAAMRNRIAGVGVSVASGRPGTTIKLNIRNSATSPSLVGNPAAGTDEPLYIVDGITVSRDAFDNIDASMVESMSFLKDASAAIYGASGAKGVVLVTTKKGKIGKPSITYNGYVGVSDAAKEPEMLSGYEHALLLNDTYRIQNASLNSFFLPEDLETIKNLNYKSWYDELWQASLTQRHNIGIQGGTEKITFFAGGSYQSENANYAGMKFDKYGFRSGVVANIANGLKADVNFNVDYGTREQHHNANDQDNTFFERIISIPRWVPISINGNYVNYNANASTLNPKAIAESGYYDNSNSKSYRINASLSYEPTFLKGLTARFQISQSSGASKSTQYIPPYKLYNYIRSGNNGQLFTDQLVPGTTANPNASFSEPTSAAAATITPGISEFNNYQGFFTLQYAKTFGKHYTNLLVGAEQSEGNSSTSAVRYTNQLIPDIDQYWAFDASTLARQNFSRSTSSKRSFFGRFDYDFDKKYLFEMIARVDASSQFATGNRWGISPTAGIGWVVSQENFFKNAKFLSFVNFLKLKVNVGVTGDDRVGARLWQDRFLIDVTNGYLYGSSTQNSLNRSLLANPDITWEKKRTFNLGLEASMFDNKLDFGVEVFQNRVYDQFDLGGNNLYPQYFGTGAPVINYRETYNWGSEFTIGYKAKLTTDLNLSASMNFSYGNSIVTKTLYAPGNLFNNVAEDWLIGFGTDPQVYNSSNIGLKNIGMFRTQGEVDAWMAKYPNYRIFDRVPQAGWLYFEDINKDGVISASDMQPMYKNGTNPWLASGISLNLSYKNFSLNTNINAQFGGKVFYDGRARIAPSSTRNVSSIWQDRWTLANPNEGWLPRFDDPSLTRQSDFWAVSGTMIRINTMTLSYKAPAEFARRLGLGGARLLLTGNNLWTIVNPLPYKDPYTSSAYDYPMLRTISLGLSVNL; encoded by the coding sequence ATGAACTCAAAAATTTTACGTAAATTTTCATTGTCCTTGCTGCTTATGCTGTTGGCAAGTTCAGTCATCTTTGCTCAAGGCCGAAAGGTTACGGGTAAAGTAATTGAGGCCGACGGATCGCCAATTCCTGGTGTAAACGTTGCGCTTCGAGGCGTTCCTAGTAACGTAAGTACAAATGCACAAGGGGTGTATACCATTCAGGTGTCCTCTGATCAAGATGTGCTTGTGTTTTCTTACGTAGGATATGTACGTCAACAAATTCCGGTAGGAAATAGGAGCACTATCGATGTAACTTTATCCTCTGATAACACTACACTAAATGAAGTTGTGATTAATGTTGGTTATGGTACAAAGAAAAAGAATGAAGCCTTAGGGTCTGTAGCCGTAATTTCAGGAGAAGAACTTCAGGATATACCTGCTCCAAATCTTGCAGCAGCTATGAGGAACAGGATTGCGGGTGTTGGTGTTAGCGTTGCATCTGGTCGTCCTGGTACAACTATTAAGTTGAACATCAGGAATTCTGCAACTTCTCCATCTTTGGTAGGTAATCCTGCTGCAGGTACCGATGAACCACTTTATATTGTGGATGGTATCACTGTATCAAGAGATGCATTTGATAATATCGATGCTTCTATGGTTGAAAGTATGTCTTTTTTGAAAGATGCTTCTGCAGCAATTTATGGTGCATCTGGTGCTAAAGGTGTAGTTTTAGTAACTACTAAAAAAGGTAAAATCGGTAAACCTAGCATCACTTACAATGGCTATGTGGGTGTTTCAGATGCAGCAAAAGAACCTGAGATGCTATCAGGCTATGAACACGCATTATTGTTAAACGACACCTATCGTATTCAGAATGCATCGCTAAATAGTTTCTTTTTGCCAGAAGATTTAGAAACCATCAAAAACCTTAACTATAAAAGTTGGTACGATGAGCTTTGGCAGGCATCATTAACCCAAAGACATAATATCGGTATCCAAGGTGGTACAGAAAAGATTACTTTTTTTGCTGGCGGTAGCTATCAAAGTGAAAATGCCAACTATGCTGGTATGAAATTCGATAAATACGGTTTTAGAAGCGGTGTTGTTGCAAACATTGCTAATGGCTTAAAAGCAGATGTAAACTTTAATGTTGATTATGGCACTAGAGAGCAACACCACAATGCAAATGATCAAGATAATACGTTTTTTGAACGCATCATTAGTATTCCAAGATGGGTGCCAATTAGTATAAATGGTAATTATGTTAATTACAATGCTAATGCCAGTACGCTAAATCCAAAAGCTATAGCAGAGTCTGGTTATTATGATAATAGCAATAGCAAAAGTTATCGCATTAATGCAAGTTTAAGTTATGAACCTACATTTTTAAAAGGACTTACCGCCAGATTTCAAATTTCACAATCTAGTGGCGCTTCTAAATCTACACAGTATATTCCTCCTTATAAACTTTATAACTATATAAGATCTGGAAATAATGGGCAATTGTTCACTGATCAGTTAGTACCTGGTACAACAGCAAATCCAAATGCATCTTTTAGTGAGCCTACAAGTGCAGCCGCTGCAACAATTACACCTGGTATCTCAGAATTTAATAACTACCAAGGATTTTTCACTCTACAATACGCTAAAACTTTTGGCAAGCACTACACAAATTTATTGGTTGGAGCTGAGCAAAGCGAAGGTAATTCTTCAACTTCCGCTGTACGTTATACAAATCAATTAATTCCGGATATTGATCAATATTGGGCATTTGATGCGTCTACATTGGCTCGTCAAAATTTTAGTAGATCTACTTCATCAAAAAGATCATTTTTTGGAAGATTTGACTATGATTTCGACAAAAAATACCTTTTTGAAATGATTGCACGTGTTGATGCTTCATCTCAGTTTGCTACTGGAAACCGATGGGGTATTTCACCGACTGCAGGTATTGGATGGGTAGTTAGTCAGGAAAATTTCTTTAAAAATGCCAAATTCCTAAGTTTCGTAAATTTCTTAAAATTGAAGGTGAACGTTGGTGTTACTGGAGATGATAGGGTTGGAGCACGCTTATGGCAAGATAGGTTCTTGATCGATGTAACCAATGGTTATCTTTATGGTAGCTCAACTCAAAATAGCTTAAACCGATCTCTTTTAGCAAATCCAGATATTACATGGGAGAAAAAAAGAACCTTCAACCTTGGATTAGAGGCTTCTATGTTTGATAATAAATTAGATTTTGGTGTTGAAGTTTTCCAAAATCGTGTTTATGATCAGTTCGATTTAGGTGGAAATAACTTGTACCCACAATATTTCGGTACCGGTGCACCGGTAATCAACTATAGAGAAACTTATAACTGGGGTTCTGAATTTACCATTGGTTATAAAGCTAAGTTGACTACAGATTTAAATCTTAGCGCCAGTATGAATTTCTCTTATGGTAATTCAATCGTGACTAAGACTCTATATGCACCTGGTAATTTATTTAACAATGTTGCTGAAGATTGGTTGATTGGTTTTGGTACAGATCCTCAAGTATATAACTCTAGTAATATCGGCTTAAAAAATATTGGAATGTTCAGAACTCAAGGCGAGGTTGATGCTTGGATGGCAAAATACCCTAATTATAGGATATTCGATAGGGTTCCGCAAGCAGGATGGTTATATTTTGAAGATATCAATAAAGACGGTGTAATTTCTGCTAGTGATATGCAACCAATGTATAAAAACGGAACCAACCCATGGTTGGCATCTGGTATTTCACTAAATTTAAGCTATAAAAACTTTAGTTTAAACACAAATATCAATGCTCAATTTGGTGGTAAAGTTTTCTATGATGGTAGAGCAAGAATTGCTCCATCATCAACAAGAAATGTTTCGTCAATATGGCAAGATCGTTGGACATTGGCCAATCCGAATGAAGGTTGGCTTCCACGCTTTGATGATCCATCGCTTACTAGACAATCTGATTTCTGGGCTGTTAGTGGGACAATGATCCGTATCAATACGATGACATTGAGTTACAAAGCACCTGCAGAATTTGCTAGAAGATTAGGATTGGGTGGTGCACGTTTATTGCTAACAGGAAATAACCTGTGGACAATCGTAAATCCACTTCCTTACAAAGATCCGTATACCTCAAGTGCATACGATTATCCGATGTTAAGAACAATTTCTTTGGGATTAAGTGTTAACTTATAA